One segment of Nostoc flagelliforme CCNUN1 DNA contains the following:
- a CDS encoding ADP-ribosylglycohydrolase family protein, translating to MRYSPISRFRGTLLGAFLGESLATGDIQSQSYLDLGRMAVLGTESLIVLGRLDLDDWIARQQQESLHLAATDDISIKIILATLPVALFFHENPIKLRQNLLHVLKIWEDDPIIRDGTLAVGYAIALALTEKLNPRTLIPQTISFLGQTPTSIPKKLLTVQSLLEQGAGLSRAQAEFAKEEQLSNTIAMAFYCFLSTLEDFRLAVLQATHNGNFMQHATPLKLQATGAITGALSGAYNGIGGIPINWQVLLLQRNSPTWGLTSFSQMLKLADAFVAVWSGVYDLTLNPRELTEEGYEVALLSVYAAPRVIRSR from the coding sequence ATGCGTTACTCTCCTATAAGTCGGTTTAGAGGTACTTTACTCGGAGCATTCCTGGGGGAAAGTTTAGCCACGGGTGATATCCAGTCTCAGAGTTACCTGGATTTGGGCAGAATGGCGGTTCTAGGTACTGAGAGTTTGATTGTGTTGGGTAGATTAGATTTAGATGATTGGATAGCGCGTCAGCAACAAGAATCTCTTCATTTAGCAGCAACTGATGACATATCGATCAAAATAATTCTTGCGACACTACCAGTAGCACTTTTTTTTCACGAAAATCCGATTAAGCTTCGGCAAAACTTGCTGCATGTCCTAAAAATCTGGGAGGATGACCCAATAATAAGGGATGGAACGCTAGCAGTAGGATATGCGATCGCTCTTGCCTTAACTGAAAAACTTAACCCCCGAACCCTCATCCCACAAACAATTTCTTTTCTCGGACAAACGCCCACATCAATACCAAAAAAATTATTAACAGTTCAGAGTTTATTAGAGCAAGGGGCAGGATTGTCAAGGGCGCAAGCTGAGTTTGCTAAAGAAGAACAACTCAGTAACACTATTGCTATGGCGTTCTACTGCTTTTTGAGTACCTTGGAAGACTTTCGGCTGGCTGTTTTGCAGGCTACTCACAATGGCAATTTCATGCAACATGCTACCCCTCTAAAGTTACAGGCTACAGGTGCAATTACTGGTGCTTTATCAGGAGCATATAACGGTATAGGCGGAATTCCTATAAATTGGCAAGTCTTGCTCTTACAGAGGAATTCTCCAACATGGGGATTAACTAGCTTTTCCCAAATGTTAAAATTGGCCGATGCATTTGTGGCGGTGTGGTCGGGAGTGTATGATCTTACCTTAAATCCAAGGGAGTTAACTGAGGAGGGATATGAGGTGGCTTTGCTTTCAGTTTACGCAGCTCCTCGCGTTATTCGGTCGCGTTAA
- a CDS encoding HD family phosphohydrolase, with the protein MKIKQFLQFLTQQLTNWRRQYKGLRRKGKLMRSPKSKTHRRELLRTVLKNIILFLSKTNDKSERRKQERALQSKTKSVKTKSTIYAVALDWVHEQRSLVILAIALVSLTAVMGHKLYNQTQIQVGNPAPQTITAPYTASIEDQKKTELQRQAVSQTSLQVLMVNARMNEQINENLQKLLDDGNEIRAVAGAFPFFDPLVLSISIQRYLRSCPDSEWQALLVAVENTKNQHNKGTGQTTASSAPNQEHQRRTTPTPQKTKPVDFSENTDFTQAVAELESYRVTSEKNLSLVISQISQVRQRYTQATAKLLQLETVTPEAVYEESLLLDLSDGEWEKTQMGIHQSAERILTQGIPQGLPKNILEDAVSLQLQSFVPESAESLAKKLLLAVLKPNLQKDEGQTRENAQKAAAGVPPVMVKVRYGQVIVRKGVPITAWNFKVLEHYHLVRREVKWHELAKLAGVIAIAIAIFVWVERHVDYELRQRDRLLVLLLTLSVPGLVTMGLPYTTWSALGLLLGSFYGPVLGLTVVGLLLPILAISLDISKAALLAGVGGGILGSYIAQRLRSREELALLGVAIALTQGGIYLVVKILIGQAFGSTWYLVLREAGLFALSGLGWSVVALGLSPYLEKVFDLVTPIRLAELANPNRPLLKRLATETPGTFQHTLLVATLAEAAAKELGCNVELVRAGTLYHDIGKMHDPLGFIENQMEGLNKHDTDIKDPWKSAEIIKKHVTEGLVMARKHLLPTAIQAFIPEHQGTMLIAYFHHQAQQMAQEDPSLTVDDADFRYDGPIPQSRETGIVMLADSCEAALRSLEASAKPLGEKRSLKDVSTEQALAMLNNILRAKWQDNQLVDSGLTREEMSKIAQIFVDVWQQFHHKRIAYPKLKASSAVRNS; encoded by the coding sequence ATGAAAATAAAGCAATTTTTGCAATTCTTAACCCAGCAATTGACTAACTGGCGGCGACAGTACAAAGGACTACGCCGTAAAGGAAAGTTAATGAGAAGTCCCAAAAGCAAAACCCATAGAAGGGAACTTCTAAGGACTGTGCTTAAGAATATAATTCTATTTTTATCAAAAACCAACGATAAAAGCGAGCGCCGAAAACAAGAAAGAGCGCTCCAGTCAAAAACAAAATCGGTCAAAACTAAGAGTACTATTTATGCAGTTGCTTTAGATTGGGTACATGAACAGCGTTCCTTGGTAATTTTAGCGATCGCTCTAGTGTCCCTCACTGCCGTTATGGGGCATAAATTATACAACCAGACTCAAATTCAAGTAGGAAATCCCGCGCCCCAAACAATTACAGCGCCTTACACAGCTAGCATCGAAGATCAGAAAAAAACAGAATTACAGCGCCAAGCCGTTAGTCAAACATCCTTACAAGTGTTGATGGTTAATGCGCGAATGAACGAACAAATCAACGAAAATTTGCAAAAACTTCTGGATGATGGCAACGAAATTCGCGCCGTTGCTGGAGCTTTTCCTTTTTTTGATCCTCTAGTTTTGTCCATCTCTATCCAGCGTTACCTCCGCTCTTGTCCTGATTCGGAATGGCAAGCACTGCTAGTAGCTGTAGAAAATACTAAAAATCAGCATAATAAAGGAACAGGACAAACTACCGCCTCATCCGCACCCAATCAGGAACACCAACGGCGCACAACACCAACGCCACAGAAAACAAAGCCTGTTGATTTTTCTGAAAACACTGACTTTACTCAAGCAGTAGCAGAACTAGAATCTTACCGAGTCACTTCTGAGAAAAACTTGTCTTTAGTAATTTCCCAAATTTCCCAAGTACGTCAAAGATACACCCAAGCCACTGCCAAACTTTTACAGTTAGAGACTGTTACCCCAGAAGCAGTATACGAGGAATCCCTGCTTTTGGATTTGTCAGATGGGGAGTGGGAAAAAACACAAATGGGAATCCATCAGAGTGCAGAGCGGATTCTCACCCAAGGCATCCCACAAGGACTGCCAAAAAATATCTTAGAGGATGCGGTGAGTTTACAATTGCAGTCCTTTGTACCAGAATCCGCCGAATCTTTGGCAAAGAAGCTTTTGTTAGCTGTACTCAAGCCGAATCTGCAAAAAGATGAAGGACAAACCAGAGAAAACGCTCAAAAGGCTGCTGCTGGAGTGCCACCCGTGATGGTGAAGGTACGGTATGGCCAGGTGATTGTCAGAAAAGGAGTGCCGATTACTGCATGGAACTTTAAGGTGCTGGAGCATTATCACCTGGTTCGCCGGGAGGTAAAATGGCACGAGTTAGCGAAGTTAGCAGGTGTAATTGCGATCGCCATTGCCATTTTTGTCTGGGTAGAACGGCATGTCGATTATGAATTGCGACAACGCGATCGCTTATTGGTGTTATTGCTGACTTTGAGTGTGCCAGGGTTGGTAACGATGGGATTGCCTTATACCACCTGGAGTGCCCTTGGTTTATTGTTGGGAAGCTTCTATGGCCCCGTTTTGGGGTTGACAGTTGTCGGACTACTGTTGCCAATATTAGCTATTAGCTTAGATATAAGCAAGGCTGCGCTTTTAGCTGGTGTCGGGGGAGGAATATTAGGTAGTTACATAGCGCAACGATTGCGATCGCGTGAAGAATTGGCATTATTGGGGGTTGCGATCGCTTTAACTCAGGGCGGCATTTATCTGGTTGTTAAAATCTTAATTGGTCAAGCGTTTGGTTCAACTTGGTATCTCGTCCTCCGAGAAGCCGGATTGTTTGCTTTATCCGGTTTAGGCTGGAGCGTTGTAGCTTTAGGCTTGAGTCCTTATCTAGAAAAAGTTTTCGATTTAGTTACCCCAATCCGTTTAGCGGAGTTGGCGAACCCTAACCGCCCTTTATTAAAACGACTTGCTACTGAAACTCCTGGAACTTTTCAGCATACGCTGCTTGTGGCTACCCTTGCTGAAGCTGCTGCCAAAGAACTAGGATGCAATGTTGAACTAGTCAGGGCTGGCACACTATATCACGATATTGGCAAAATGCACGACCCCCTTGGCTTTATTGAAAATCAAATGGAGGGGCTGAATAAACATGATACAGATATTAAAGATCCTTGGAAGAGTGCAGAAATTATCAAAAAGCACGTAACCGAAGGGTTGGTGATGGCGCGTAAACACCTTTTACCGACAGCGATTCAAGCTTTTATTCCAGAGCATCAGGGAACGATGCTGATTGCCTATTTCCATCATCAAGCCCAGCAAATGGCTCAAGAAGATCCAAGTTTAACAGTAGACGACGCAGATTTTCGCTACGATGGCCCGATTCCCCAATCACGGGAAACGGGAATTGTCATGTTAGCAGATTCTTGTGAAGCGGCGCTGCGATCGCTTGAAGCATCGGCTAAACCTCTGGGAGAAAAGCGATCGCTTAAAGATGTTTCGACTGAACAAGCTTTAGCAATGCTTAATAATATTCTGCGTGCCAAATGGCAAGACAATCAACTCGTAGATTCAGGATTAACACGAGAAGAAATGTCAAAAATTGCCCAGATATTTGTAGATGTTTGGCAGCAATTTCATCACAAACGGATTGCTTATCCTAAGTTGAAGGCTAGTAGCGCTGTGCGGAATTCGTAA
- a CDS encoding beta strand repeat-containing protein gives MANSVFNLSNLNGTNGFAINGINPDDRSGNSISSAGDINGDGLDDLIIGAPFAEPNGNSSGQTYVVFGSKESFDAQFYLSTLNGTSGFAINGINPDDRSGNSISSAGDINGDGIDDLIIGANGASPNGITSGQSYVVFGSKESFAAQFNLSTLNGTNGFTINGFNQYDSLGNSVSSAGDINGDGLDDLIIGAPFADPNGSFSGQSYVVFGSKESFAAQFNLSTFNGTNGFTINGINEDDSLGNSVSSAGDINGDGVDDLIIGAPFADPNDTFSGQSYVVFGSKEGFDSSFNLSTLNGTNGFAINGINPDDRSGNSVSSAGDINGDGIDDLIIGAPFADSNGDNSGQSYVVFGSKESFAAQFNLSTLNGTNGFTINGFNKGDGFFSSFVSSAGDINGDGIDDLIIAAPFADPNGTNSGQSYVVFGSKEGFGAQLNLSTLNGTNGFAINGINSDDRSGYSLGSAGDINGDGIDDLIIGTPFADPNDIISGQTYVVFGNRAPVLDLNGNSEGIDFSTTFSGTPVSIIDSNFTLGDNDTTLAGATITITNLLNGAAESLNATAIGNITATYNPTTGTLTLSGTDTIANYRQVLSSVTYNSTATTVNTTIEFVVDDGQDLSNTSAVATTTLGFVQKLITGTPDADILIGTPNNNIIEGKAGNDKLTGNGGRDKFIFSTGDGIDTITDFGGVGIDSNPSAAVIPEVNTSNPSAAVIPEVNTLNPSAAVIPEVDTLNPSAAVIPEVDTLDFTRLGLTAKNLLLNQNGNNLELTFENTSNTQIILENFLLEKLNNLPASDVSPAIGNILFDNQRGIVDSFDVFDANSTQTELFNPNTVTFLNDLNNNITGFKDSGDVINGQGGDDIINGISGNDLLRGGTGNDTLIGGAGDDTLVGGAGNDVLTGGEGVDRFLYNTDAPFNSTDVGLDRISGFYSGFFAASTQSDKIVLDKATFNTITSVAGIGFSNESDFEITSSAGTSTATIVYDPVSGQLFYNENGSTAGFGTGGLFVTLTGAPILKASDFIIQG, from the coding sequence ATGGCAAATTCAGTTTTCAACTTATCTAACCTCAACGGCACAAATGGCTTTGCCATCAACGGCATCAATCCAGATGACCGTTCAGGCAACTCTATTAGCAGTGCCGGAGACATCAACGGTGACGGTCTAGACGACCTGATCATTGGGGCACCCTTTGCCGAACCCAACGGCAACTCCTCAGGGCAAACCTACGTGGTGTTTGGCAGCAAGGAAAGTTTTGATGCCCAATTCTACCTCTCCACCCTCAACGGCACGTCAGGCTTTGCCATCAACGGCATCAATCCAGATGACCGTTCAGGCAACTCTATTAGCAGTGCCGGAGACATCAACGGCGACGGTATTGACGACCTGATTATCGGGGCAAATGGCGCCTCCCCCAACGGCATCACTTCAGGGCAAAGCTACGTGGTGTTTGGCAGCAAGGAAAGTTTTGCTGCCCAATTCAACCTCTCCACCCTCAACGGCACTAATGGTTTCACCATCAACGGCTTCAATCAATATGACTCCTTAGGCAACTCTGTTAGCAGTGCCGGAGACATCAACGGCGACGGTCTAGACGACCTGATTATCGGGGCACCCTTTGCCGACCCCAACGGCAGCTTTTCAGGGCAGAGCTACGTGGTGTTTGGCAGCAAGGAAAGTTTTGCTGCCCAATTCAACCTCTCCACCTTCAACGGCACAAATGGTTTCACCATCAACGGCATCAATGAAGATGACTCCTTAGGCAACTCTGTTAGCAGTGCCGGAGACATCAACGGCGACGGTGTTGACGACCTGATTATCGGGGCACCCTTTGCCGACCCCAACGACACCTTTTCAGGGCAGAGCTACGTGGTGTTTGGCAGCAAGGAGGGTTTTGATTCCAGCTTCAACCTCTCCACCCTCAACGGCACAAATGGCTTTGCCATCAACGGCATCAATCCAGATGACCGTTCAGGCAACTCTGTTAGCAGTGCCGGAGACATCAACGGCGACGGTATTGACGACCTGATTATTGGGGCACCCTTTGCCGACAGCAACGGCGACAATTCAGGGCAAAGCTACGTGGTGTTTGGCAGCAAGGAAAGTTTTGCTGCCCAATTCAACCTCTCCACCCTCAACGGCACTAACGGTTTCACCATCAACGGCTTCAATAAAGGTGACGGCTTCTTCAGCAGTTTTGTCAGCAGTGCCGGAGACATCAACGGCGACGGCATTGATGACCTGATTATTGCGGCACCCTTTGCCGACCCCAACGGCACCAATTCAGGGCAAAGCTACGTGGTGTTTGGCAGCAAGGAGGGTTTTGGTGCCCAACTCAACCTCTCCACCCTCAACGGCACAAATGGCTTTGCCATCAACGGTATCAATTCAGATGACCGTTCAGGCTACTCTCTTGGCAGTGCCGGAGATATCAACGGCGACGGTATTGACGACCTGATTATCGGGACACCCTTTGCCGACCCCAACGACATCATCTCAGGGCAAACCTATGTGGTGTTTGGCAACCGCGCCCCCGTTCTCGACCTCAACGGCAACTCAGAGGGTATTGATTTTAGTACCACCTTTAGCGGCACTCCCGTCTCCATCATCGATAGCAACTTCACCTTGGGCGACAACGACACTACCCTAGCTGGTGCCACCATCACCATTACCAATCTGTTGAATGGCGCAGCCGAAAGTCTCAATGCCACTGCCATCGGCAACATCACCGCTACCTACAACCCCACCACAGGCACTCTCACCCTTAGCGGCACGGATACCATTGCCAATTATCGACAAGTCCTCAGCAGCGTTACCTACAACAGTACAGCTACCACTGTTAATACCACAATTGAGTTTGTCGTCGATGACGGGCAAGATTTGAGTAACACCAGTGCAGTGGCAACCACCACTTTGGGTTTTGTCCAGAAATTGATCACGGGCACGCCTGATGCAGATATCCTCATCGGCACACCCAACAACAACATCATCGAGGGCAAAGCTGGTAACGACAAGCTCACTGGTAATGGTGGTCGAGACAAATTCATCTTCTCAACAGGCGATGGCATCGACACCATAACCGACTTTGGCGGCGTAGGTATTGATTCAAATCCATCAGCGGCGGTAATTCCTGAAGTTAATACTTCAAATCCATCAGCGGCGGTAATTCCTGAAGTTAATACTTTAAATCCATCAGCGGCGGTAATTCCTGAAGTTGATACTTTAAATCCATCAGCGGCGGTAATTCCTGAAGTTGATACCTTGGATTTTACTAGATTAGGATTGACTGCTAAAAATCTGCTATTAAATCAAAATGGCAACAATCTAGAACTCACTTTTGAAAATACAAGCAATACCCAAATCATTCTAGAAAACTTCCTGTTAGAAAAGCTGAATAATTTACCAGCATCTGATGTCAGCCCAGCTATTGGCAATATCCTGTTTGATAACCAGAGGGGCATCGTTGACAGTTTTGATGTCTTCGATGCCAACTCCACTCAAACTGAGCTATTTAACCCGAACACTGTTACATTCCTCAATGACCTTAACAATAACATTACGGGTTTTAAAGACTCCGGCGATGTGATTAATGGTCAGGGAGGTGATGACATCATCAACGGCATTAGTGGCAATGATTTGCTACGGGGTGGAACTGGTAATGATACCCTCATCGGTGGTGCTGGCGATGATACTCTGGTTGGTGGTGCTGGCAATGACGTACTCACAGGTGGTGAGGGTGTTGACAGATTCCTTTACAATACCGATGCTCCTTTTAACAGTACTGATGTTGGTCTAGATAGGATTAGTGGGTTCTACAGTGGATTTTTTGCAGCCAGTACACAAAGTGACAAGATTGTACTGGATAAGGCTACCTTTAATACAATTACTTCTGTTGCGGGAATAGGTTTTAGTAACGAGAGTGATTTTGAAATCACTTCTTCTGCGGGGACTAGCACGGCGACAATTGTCTACGATCCTGTGAGTGGGCAGTTGTTTTACAACGAAAATGGCAGCACGGCTGGTTTCGGCACCGGTGGTCTATTTGTGACTCTAACTGGTGCGCCAATTCTCAAGGCATCTGATTTTATTATCCAAGGGTAG
- a CDS encoding TetR/AcrR family transcriptional regulator, protein MGRSTQSKFSAKKPRQMRDAEATKKQILDAAEAEFARNGLQGARTEAIARGAGVTKAMIYYYFQSKEGLYEAVLQRPAVEMHEGFEQLNLDQFPPEEALKVLVKEAIAYEAAHPHRGMLWFQEANQNQGKYFKQGNWQENFSYLIKILERGMAEGCFRKIDPFLTTLQIIGVCNLYFNAYENIKHTRPDLQLLSPEMIEQHTQAAVKFILAGVRRTED, encoded by the coding sequence GTGGGTCGTTCAACGCAATCAAAATTCTCAGCTAAAAAGCCGCGTCAGATGCGCGATGCAGAAGCGACGAAAAAGCAGATTCTCGATGCGGCGGAAGCGGAGTTTGCCAGAAATGGACTTCAAGGAGCGCGGACAGAAGCGATCGCTAGAGGTGCAGGTGTCACCAAAGCGATGATTTACTACTACTTCCAGAGCAAGGAAGGACTATATGAAGCTGTTCTGCAACGTCCGGCGGTGGAGATGCACGAAGGATTTGAGCAGCTAAATTTGGATCAGTTCCCACCAGAGGAGGCGTTGAAGGTACTTGTAAAAGAAGCGATCGCTTATGAAGCTGCTCACCCGCACCGGGGAATGCTTTGGTTTCAAGAAGCAAACCAAAATCAGGGAAAGTATTTCAAACAGGGGAATTGGCAAGAGAATTTTAGCTATCTCATCAAGATTTTAGAGCGGGGGATGGCTGAAGGTTGTTTCCGTAAGATCGATCCATTTCTCACCACCCTACAGATTATTGGGGTTTGTAATTTATACTTCAACGCTTACGAAAACATCAAGCATACTAGACCCGATTTGCAACTGCTAAGTCCAGAAATGATTGAGCAGCATACTCAAGCAGCAGTTAAATTTATTTTGGCTGGTGTGCGACGTACTGAAGATTAG
- a CDS encoding Rieske 2Fe-2S domain-containing protein: MEPILPGAPWLIAHKSTLGVNNPNKIILNGQDYVIWQNQKGEVFALDNICPHMQAPLSDGWVCQERNTITCPFHALEFDGQGRLQQGESKDNQPITKPLELIISNDCIWTYAGFEPRLPIPDLHQKIVDEYEFMGVTRDKSIHGDFLTNLMVNYDYNHQNGTHKELFKITSCNVSFFEEKGYYATVKQELTRANNTLGEILKNPILGIFPKTLTNNLEYAFPSTTAFFAKTPIGDIAQIHILYPETEKITKTFILMYAKVVNPLMKFLFKNSVLQAAATVIEQDTGAVESLYTRQKPKVRLPNEEIMFYAERLYRKW; encoded by the coding sequence ATGGAACCAATTTTACCTGGTGCGCCTTGGTTAATCGCGCATAAATCTACATTAGGAGTGAATAACCCGAATAAAATCATATTAAATGGACAGGATTATGTTATTTGGCAAAACCAAAAAGGCGAAGTGTTTGCCCTTGATAACATCTGTCCACACATGCAAGCACCATTATCAGACGGCTGGGTTTGTCAAGAGAGAAATACTATTACTTGCCCTTTTCATGCACTAGAATTTGATGGACAAGGCAGACTACAGCAAGGAGAAAGTAAGGACAATCAACCAATTACCAAACCATTAGAGCTAATTATTAGCAATGATTGTATCTGGACTTATGCCGGATTTGAGCCAAGATTGCCCATCCCAGATTTGCATCAAAAAATTGTCGATGAATACGAGTTCATGGGAGTAACTAGGGACAAAAGTATTCACGGTGATTTTTTGACTAATCTGATGGTTAACTATGACTACAACCACCAAAATGGGACTCATAAAGAACTATTTAAAATTACATCTTGTAATGTAAGCTTTTTTGAAGAAAAAGGATACTATGCCACAGTCAAGCAAGAACTAACGAGAGCCAATAACACGCTAGGAGAAATTCTCAAAAATCCTATTTTGGGAATCTTCCCTAAAACTCTTACTAATAATCTCGAATACGCTTTTCCTTCAACTACAGCTTTTTTTGCGAAAACGCCTATTGGTGATATTGCTCAAATTCATATTCTCTACCCGGAAACAGAGAAAATCACCAAGACGTTTATTTTGATGTATGCCAAAGTCGTTAATCCTTTGATGAAATTTCTGTTTAAAAATTCAGTTTTACAAGCAGCAGCCACAGTTATTGAACAGGATACAGGTGCAGTTGAAAGTTTGTATACTCGGCAAAAACCAAAAGTTAGATTGCCAAATGAAGAGATTATGTTCTATGCAGAAAGACTCTACCGCAAGTGGTAA
- a CDS encoding IS630 family transposase (programmed frameshift), whose product MPKPYSYDLRQKVIQAIKLDGLKISEASILFSISRNTINLWLKRLDSTGDFQALPNQPPGNGHKITDWTKFREFALSNGDKTQVEMAKLWEEQISDRTISRALQKIGFTRKKTYGYCERDESKREVFVAQLSTLSAEKIVYLDESGMDNRDQYDYAWNERGKRFHALKSGRREGRVNMIAALSNQNLIAPFTVEGACNRTVFETWLETCLLPTLEPGQFIVMDNATFHKGGRIQQLIQDAGCEILYLPPYSPDLNKIEKCWSWLKSRIRKKLEQFDCLRDAIEHVLHFAS is encoded by the exons ATGCCCAAACCCTACAGTTACGACTTGCGTCAGAAAGTTATCCAAGCGATAAAGCTTGATGGATTGAAGATTAGTGAAGCAAGTATTCTATTCAGTATTAGTCGCAACACCATCAACCTATGGCTAAAGCGGCTGGACAGTACTGGGGACTTTCAAGCGTTGCCTAATCAACCTCCCGGTAATGGGCACAAGATCACCGACTGGACAAAATTCCGCGAGTTTGCCTTATCTAATGGAGATAAAACTCAAGTTGAGATGGCAAAACTGTGGGAAGAGCAGATTAGCGATCGCACCATCTCACGGGCGTTGCAGAAAATTGGCTTCACTCGA AAAAAGACTTATGGCTACTGTGAGCGCGATGAAAGCAAACGAGAGGTTTTTGTAGCACAGTTGTCCACCCTCTCTGCGGAAAAGATTGTCTATCTTGATGAGTCTGGAATGGATAATCGAGATCAATATGATTATGCTTGGAATGAAAGAGGGAAACGCTTTCATGCACTTAAGTCAGGGCGACGTGAGGGACGGGTGAACATGATTGCAGCACTGTCTAACCAAAACTTAATAGCCCCTTTTACTGTCGAGGGAGCATGTAACCGAACCGTCTTTGAGACCTGGCTTGAAACTTGTCTGCTTCCAACACTTGAACCTGGACAATTTATAGTAATGGATAATGCCACATTCCATAAAGGTGGGCGCATCCAACAACTAATTCAAGATGCAGGGTGTGAAATTCTGTACCTACCACCTTATTCTCCAGACCTTAATAAAATTGAGAAATGTTGGTCTTGGTTAAAAAGTCGAATTCGCAAAAAACTAGAGCAGTTTGATTGTTTACGAGATGCCATTGAGCATGTCTTACATTTTGCGTCCTAA
- a CDS encoding cytochrome P450, translated as MRQLKSAEEMPGSYGLPILGETLEIFRSSELYLWRRFQQYGSVFKTSVMGRKRAYLIGPDANRLVLVEQAEHMSSGIGWYFLESTFGNNILLQDGEEHRLTRRLMYPAFHGKAIAKYFDTIQNIVQDFLKDWGQRTIPLNSSFRQLTLMVATRLFLGSQNKSEVEQTSQWFTQLLESSMAIFKLNVPFTLYGRGQNARGKLVAFLRQAIAQRIEQGNLEESKDVLGLLLAAVDEDGNKLSEAQIINEALLLLFAGHETTASLLSWVIFELGNHPEWRERLRQEQLAVVGNNPLNLSHLKQLPDLTNVLKEVERLYPPVYAYNRGVLKDIEYAGYRIPAGWFVTISPMLTHRLPELYTDPDRFDPDRFAPPREEDKKHPLALMGFGYGSHRCLGMEFAQMEMKIVLSTLLRHYDWTVKPDYSAIAPIRQPSKVKDTLEAYIEPLLIKHPLKSQT; from the coding sequence ATGCGGCAGCTAAAATCCGCCGAAGAAATGCCTGGTAGCTATGGCTTACCCATCTTGGGAGAGACTTTGGAAATATTTCGGAGTTCAGAGTTGTATTTATGGCGACGATTCCAGCAGTATGGTTCAGTTTTTAAGACGAGCGTCATGGGACGTAAACGTGCTTATTTAATTGGCCCTGATGCTAATCGGCTGGTGCTGGTGGAACAGGCAGAACACATGTCGTCGGGGATAGGGTGGTATTTCTTAGAATCAACATTTGGCAACAATATTTTATTACAAGATGGGGAAGAACATCGCCTAACTCGTCGCTTAATGTATCCAGCATTTCATGGAAAAGCGATCGCTAAATATTTCGACACCATCCAAAATATTGTGCAAGACTTCCTCAAAGATTGGGGACAGAGAACGATTCCCTTAAATTCTAGTTTCCGCCAGCTTACCCTGATGGTTGCTACTCGCCTGTTTTTGGGAAGTCAGAACAAGAGCGAAGTTGAGCAAACTAGTCAGTGGTTTACACAACTGCTAGAGAGCAGTATGGCAATATTCAAATTGAATGTCCCTTTTACTTTATATGGCCGCGGTCAAAATGCTAGGGGTAAGTTAGTAGCTTTCTTGCGTCAAGCAATTGCACAGCGTATCGAGCAAGGTAATTTAGAAGAATCAAAAGATGTTTTGGGATTGCTGCTAGCGGCTGTTGATGAAGACGGGAATAAATTGAGCGAAGCACAGATAATCAACGAGGCATTGCTACTGCTGTTTGCTGGACACGAGACAACAGCCTCCTTGCTGAGTTGGGTAATATTTGAACTAGGTAATCACCCAGAATGGAGAGAGCGACTGCGCCAAGAACAATTAGCAGTTGTGGGAAATAATCCCCTTAATCTGTCCCATCTCAAACAACTTCCAGATTTAACCAACGTCTTAAAAGAAGTAGAAAGGCTTTATCCGCCAGTGTATGCCTATAATCGTGGCGTTCTTAAGGATATTGAGTATGCAGGCTATCGCATTCCTGCTGGTTGGTTTGTGACTATCTCGCCGATGTTGACTCACCGTCTACCAGAACTGTATACCGATCCCGATCGCTTTGACCCCGATCGCTTTGCACCACCTCGTGAAGAAGATAAGAAACATCCTTTAGCACTAATGGGTTTTGGTTATGGTTCGCACCGATGTTTAGGCATGGAATTTGCCCAAATGGAAATGAAAATCGTGCTTTCCACACTGCTTCGCCATTATGACTGGACAGTAAAACCAGATTATTCTGCGATCGCTCCAATACGTCAGCCTTCTAAAGTTAAAGATACTTTAGAAGCATATATTGAGCCTTTGCTGATAAAGCATCCTTTGAAGAGTCAAACATAA